The following coding sequences are from one Comamonas koreensis window:
- a CDS encoding DegT/DnrJ/EryC1/StrS family aminotransferase yields MTARRITVPPTAGLPLQLGDLRPWGDPRLDRALATWLGVDEVLLECSGTSALMLALRTLQQRAPERCEVVVPAYTCPLVAMAVAQCGLQLRLCDLSPDRLDLDGNALDALLSHRTLAVVPTHLGGRVADVASLLPRAQACGAYVIEDAAQALGARVHGRSVGLQGDIALFSLAVGKGLSTYEGGVLLAREPALMAALRAQHQQSIRPHLAWELRRSLALLGYAAAYRPALLDAVYGAPLRRSLARGDWVEAAGDGFDSQIPQHSLGAGRQRVALRALVRLRGHWEQAQQQAQRRGAQLRALPGVEVVDDAAPQAQGIWPVILLRLPSAAQRDALMQAHWASSWGLSLPFSQVLPDYARYAPLLGEALHDPVPQARDWAQRLLAISNSAWLSDALFAQLLAALTRTLTRPPAAAG; encoded by the coding sequence ATGACTGCGCGCCGCATCACGGTACCGCCCACCGCCGGCCTGCCACTGCAGCTGGGCGATCTGCGCCCCTGGGGGGACCCGCGGCTAGACCGGGCGCTGGCCACCTGGCTGGGCGTGGACGAGGTGCTGCTGGAGTGCTCGGGCACCTCCGCGCTGATGCTGGCATTGCGAACCCTGCAGCAGCGGGCCCCCGAGCGCTGCGAAGTCGTGGTGCCCGCCTACACCTGCCCGCTGGTGGCCATGGCTGTGGCGCAGTGCGGCCTGCAGCTGCGGCTGTGTGATCTGTCGCCCGACCGCCTGGACCTGGATGGCAACGCGCTCGACGCGCTGCTCAGCCACCGCACCCTGGCCGTGGTACCCACCCACCTGGGCGGCCGGGTGGCCGATGTCGCGAGCCTGCTGCCCCGCGCCCAGGCCTGCGGCGCCTATGTGATCGAAGACGCCGCCCAGGCCCTGGGCGCCCGCGTGCACGGCCGCAGCGTGGGCTTGCAGGGCGATATCGCGCTGTTCAGCCTGGCGGTGGGCAAAGGCCTGAGCACCTATGAAGGCGGCGTGCTGCTGGCACGCGAGCCGGCGCTGATGGCAGCGCTGCGCGCGCAGCACCAGCAATCCATACGGCCCCACCTCGCCTGGGAACTGCGCCGCAGCCTGGCGCTGCTCGGATACGCCGCAGCCTATCGGCCGGCGCTGCTGGACGCCGTCTACGGCGCCCCCTTGCGGCGCAGCCTGGCGCGGGGCGACTGGGTGGAGGCGGCCGGCGATGGTTTTGACAGCCAGATCCCGCAGCACAGCCTGGGCGCCGGGCGCCAGCGCGTAGCCCTGCGCGCACTGGTGCGGCTGCGTGGGCACTGGGAGCAGGCGCAGCAACAGGCGCAGCGGCGCGGAGCCCAGCTGCGCGCCCTGCCGGGTGTGGAGGTGGTGGACGATGCCGCGCCCCAGGCGCAGGGCATCTGGCCGGTGATTCTGCTGCGCCTGCCCAGCGCCGCCCAGCGCGATGCGCTGATGCAGGCGCATTGGGCGAGCAGCTGGGGCCTGTCGCTGCCCTTCAGCCAGGTGCTGCCCGACTACGCGCGCTACGCGCCCCTGCTGGGCGAGGCCCTGCACGACCCGGTGCCGCAGGCCCGCGACTGGGCGCAGCGCCTGCTGGCCATCAGCAACAGCGCCTGGCTCAGCGATGCGCTGTTTGCCCAGCTGCTGGCGGCGCTGACGCGGACGCTGACAAGGCCGCCAGCAGCCGCTGGTTGA
- a CDS encoding aspartate aminotransferase family protein, giving the protein MTFNTEQLLADEAQYCSFGDTVHYVNPPKIFSGCEGSYMFDQAGTPYLDLQMWYSAVNFGYKNKRLEDKMIEQLRELPQVASQYLHPTKIELAKFIAQDAEKKWGMPGRVHFNVGGAQAIEDSLKVVRNATHGKSLMFAFEGGYHGRTLGASSITSSYRYRRRFGHFSDRAQFIPFPYPFRRPKGMTSEEYAESIVQEFARKFENEYHAVWDPKTQQCEYAAFYVEPIQGTGGYVVPPPNFFKGLKKVLDDHGVLMVVDEIQMGFWRTGTLWSVENFGVKPDVLVFAKALTNGLNALSGLWAREELINPTVFPPGSTHSTFASNPLGTALGLEVMKMTHEMDFGRQVRESGAYFLDGLRQLQKRHPEIGDVDGMGLALRAEICTADGFTPNKALLDKMVDLGLEGKLEYQGQRRGLVLDVGGYYKNVITFAPSLMISRSEIDEALVMLDQLISLAKRSCA; this is encoded by the coding sequence GTGACTTTCAATACCGAACAACTGCTGGCTGACGAAGCGCAATACTGCTCTTTTGGCGACACCGTTCACTACGTCAACCCCCCCAAGATCTTCAGCGGCTGCGAGGGCAGCTACATGTTTGACCAGGCCGGCACGCCTTACCTGGATTTGCAGATGTGGTACTCGGCCGTCAACTTCGGCTACAAGAACAAGCGCCTGGAAGACAAGATGATCGAGCAGTTGCGCGAGCTGCCCCAGGTGGCCAGCCAGTACCTGCACCCGACCAAGATCGAGCTGGCCAAGTTCATTGCGCAAGATGCCGAGAAAAAATGGGGCATGCCAGGCCGCGTGCACTTCAATGTGGGCGGTGCCCAGGCGATTGAGGATTCGCTCAAGGTCGTGCGCAATGCCACCCATGGCAAAAGCCTGATGTTCGCGTTTGAAGGTGGCTACCATGGCCGCACCCTGGGGGCGTCGAGCATCACCTCCAGCTACCGCTACCGCCGCCGCTTTGGCCACTTCAGCGACCGCGCGCAGTTCATTCCCTTCCCCTACCCCTTCCGCCGCCCCAAGGGCATGACCTCCGAAGAATATGCGGAGTCCATCGTGCAGGAGTTTGCGCGCAAGTTCGAGAACGAATACCACGCCGTCTGGGACCCCAAGACCCAGCAGTGCGAGTACGCGGCCTTCTATGTGGAGCCGATCCAGGGCACCGGCGGCTACGTCGTGCCACCGCCCAATTTCTTCAAGGGCCTCAAGAAGGTGCTCGACGACCATGGCGTGCTGATGGTAGTCGACGAAATCCAGATGGGCTTCTGGCGCACCGGCACGCTGTGGTCGGTGGAGAACTTTGGCGTCAAGCCCGATGTGCTGGTGTTTGCCAAGGCGCTGACCAATGGCTTGAACGCGCTGTCGGGCCTGTGGGCCCGTGAAGAGCTGATCAACCCCACGGTGTTCCCGCCAGGCTCGACCCATTCGACCTTTGCCTCCAATCCGCTGGGCACGGCGCTGGGCCTGGAAGTGATGAAGATGACGCACGAGATGGACTTTGGCCGCCAGGTGCGCGAGTCGGGGGCCTATTTCCTCGATGGTCTGCGCCAGCTTCAAAAGCGCCACCCGGAAATCGGCGATGTCGACGGCATGGGCCTGGCGCTGCGCGCCGAGATCTGCACGGCAGACGGCTTTACCCCCAACAAGGCGCTGCTCGACAAGATGGTGGACCTGGGCCTCGAAGGCAAGCTCGAATACCAGGGCCAACGACGCGGCCTGGTGCTGGACGTGGGCGGCTACTACAAGAACGTGATCACCTTCGCGCCATCGCTGATGATCAGCCGCAGCGAGATCGATGAAGCGCTGGTGATGCTCGACCAGCTGATCAGCCTGGCCAAGCGGTCCTGCGCTTGA
- a CDS encoding DMT family transporter produces the protein MKRFYLVGFLVLMAFDTLAQLSFKKAGDAALPLEFSPSWLWRVFAQPWIYGALVGYIGAFFTWMHLLRRAPVGPAFAASHLEIISVLLLSHYLFQETIGLPQILGCAFIIAGIACLAVSEAQYHGAAEPAEKLAQGPADSAAGARAAAR, from the coding sequence ATGAAACGCTTTTACCTGGTCGGCTTTCTGGTGCTGATGGCCTTTGACACGCTGGCCCAGCTGAGCTTCAAGAAGGCAGGCGATGCCGCGCTGCCGCTGGAGTTCAGCCCCTCCTGGCTCTGGCGCGTGTTTGCCCAGCCCTGGATCTATGGCGCGCTGGTCGGCTATATCGGCGCCTTCTTCACCTGGATGCATCTGCTGCGGCGCGCGCCGGTCGGCCCGGCTTTTGCCGCCTCGCACCTGGAGATCATCTCGGTGCTGCTGCTGTCGCACTATCTGTTCCAGGAGACCATCGGCCTGCCCCAGATTCTGGGCTGCGCGTTCATCATCGCCGGCATTGCCTGCCTGGCGGTGAGCGAAGCCCAGTACCATGGCGCCGCCGAGCCGGCAGAGAAGTTGGCACAGGGCCCGGCGGACAGCGCGGCAGGCGCCCGCGCGGCCGCCCGCTGA
- a CDS encoding DUF484 family protein codes for MSANNQVPPITEEDIAEFLVQTPDFFERQAQVLTGVHMVSPYGNRTVSLQERQAEMLRDKIKGLEHRIMDMMRNGSQNHHTIDRIHHWTCDVVKTRNPLQLPEVIAESLMQHFEVPQVALRLWDVAETYLNEPFAQGVSADARSFASSLSTPYCGPNVGVEPAGWLPDSAQVQSVVLLPLRDGAILGDTPAWGLLVLGSPDPARFQADMDTDLLERIGEIAASVLCRLR; via the coding sequence ATGAGCGCAAACAACCAGGTTCCCCCCATTACCGAAGAAGACATCGCCGAGTTCCTGGTGCAGACACCGGATTTCTTCGAGCGCCAGGCCCAGGTACTGACCGGCGTGCACATGGTCAGCCCCTACGGCAACCGCACCGTCAGCCTGCAGGAGCGCCAGGCCGAGATGCTGCGCGACAAGATCAAGGGCCTGGAGCACCGCATCATGGACATGATGCGCAACGGCAGCCAGAACCACCACACCATCGACCGCATCCACCACTGGACCTGCGATGTGGTCAAGACCCGCAACCCGCTGCAGCTGCCCGAGGTGATTGCCGAGAGCTTGATGCAGCACTTCGAGGTGCCCCAGGTCGCGCTGCGGCTGTGGGATGTGGCCGAGACCTACCTGAACGAGCCCTTTGCCCAGGGCGTGAGCGCCGATGCCCGCAGCTTTGCCAGCTCGCTGTCCACCCCCTACTGCGGCCCCAATGTTGGCGTCGAGCCGGCCGGCTGGCTGCCCGACAGCGCCCAGGTGCAGTCGGTGGTGCTGCTGCCGCTGCGCGATGGCGCCATCCTGGGCGACACGCCTGCCTGGGGCCTGCTGGTACTGGGCTCGCCCGATCCGGCCCGCTTCCAGGCCGACATGGACACCGACCTGCTCGAGCGCATTGGCGAGATCGCCGCCAGCGTGCTCTGCCGCCTGCGCTAG
- the pssA gene encoding CDP-diacylglycerol--serine O-phosphatidyltransferase, translating to MNSPHKRFSMIREFHLADWFTLGNAVCGVGALFSAMTFLETSDRRHIYFAAALVLAALVFDIFDGRIARWRQKSSAMGRELDSLADVISFGVAPAIIAYACGMQGLWDRIVLGYFVACGVSRLARYNVTAESLSEGPSGKVKYFEGTPIPTSIVLVALLALAAVMNAVRADLWFGKVLIGGFTLHPLVLLFAVSGSLMISRIKIPKL from the coding sequence ATGAATAGTCCACACAAACGTTTTTCGATGATTCGCGAGTTCCACCTCGCTGACTGGTTCACCTTGGGCAATGCCGTCTGCGGCGTGGGCGCGCTGTTCTCGGCGATGACCTTTCTGGAGACCTCGGACCGCCGGCACATCTACTTTGCCGCCGCCCTGGTGCTGGCCGCGCTGGTCTTCGACATCTTTGATGGCCGCATTGCGCGCTGGCGGCAAAAGTCATCGGCGATGGGGCGCGAGCTCGATTCGCTCGCCGATGTGATCTCGTTCGGTGTGGCGCCAGCCATCATTGCCTATGCCTGCGGCATGCAAGGCCTGTGGGACCGCATTGTGCTGGGCTACTTTGTGGCCTGCGGCGTCTCGCGCCTGGCGCGCTACAACGTGACCGCAGAATCACTGTCAGAGGGGCCATCGGGCAAGGTGAAGTATTTCGAAGGCACCCCCATCCCCACCTCGATCGTGCTGGTGGCCCTGCTCGCGCTGGCCGCCGTGATGAACGCGGTGCGCGCCGATCTGTGGTTTGGCAAAGTGCTGATCGGCGGCTTTACCCTGCACCCGCTGGTGCTGCTGTTTGCAGTCTCGGGCTCGCTGATGATCAGCCGTATCAAGATCCCCAAGCTGTAA
- the dapF gene encoding diaminopimelate epimerase codes for MDIRFTKMQGAGNDFVVLDETAGPLGLRADQYRFLADRHFGVGADQILTVRPSPAPGIDFEYLIHNADGGEVEQCGNGARCFARFVYDKGLTDKQAIRVQTQKGVIAPELMADGRVTVNMGQPRLVPEDVPFNTSGLTPVAQHHTQKWPLALQVPVDPTTVFIVPVSMGNPHAVMLVDDVDTAPVESQGPVLESHPRFPERVNVGFLQVQTAHQVRLRVFERGTGETLACGTGACAAVVAGIELGLLQSPVDVQTRGGLLTIAWSGQAADPVMMTGPATTVFEGEISIPD; via the coding sequence ATGGACATCCGTTTTACCAAGATGCAAGGCGCCGGCAATGATTTTGTCGTGCTCGACGAGACCGCCGGCCCGCTGGGTCTGCGTGCCGACCAGTACCGCTTTCTGGCCGACCGCCATTTTGGCGTGGGCGCCGACCAGATCCTGACGGTGCGGCCCTCGCCCGCCCCTGGGATCGATTTCGAATACCTGATCCACAACGCCGATGGCGGCGAGGTGGAGCAATGCGGCAATGGCGCGCGCTGTTTTGCCCGTTTTGTGTATGACAAGGGCCTGACCGACAAGCAGGCGATCCGGGTCCAGACCCAAAAAGGCGTGATCGCCCCCGAGTTGATGGCCGATGGCCGCGTCACCGTGAACATGGGCCAGCCACGCCTGGTGCCAGAAGACGTCCCCTTCAACACCAGCGGCCTCACGCCGGTGGCCCAGCACCACACGCAGAAATGGCCGTTGGCGCTGCAGGTGCCGGTCGATCCAACTACCGTGTTCATCGTGCCCGTGTCCATGGGCAACCCGCATGCGGTGATGCTGGTCGACGATGTGGATACCGCGCCGGTCGAATCCCAAGGCCCGGTACTGGAATCCCACCCGCGCTTTCCCGAGCGCGTGAATGTCGGCTTTTTGCAGGTGCAAACGGCGCATCAGGTGCGGCTGCGGGTGTTCGAGCGCGGCACCGGCGAGACCCTGGCCTGCGGCACCGGCGCCTGCGCGGCGGTGGTGGCCGGCATTGAGCTGGGCCTGCTGCAAAGCCCGGTGGATGTGCAGACCCGGGGCGGCCTGCTGACCATTGCCTGGAGCGGCCAGGCCGCCGACCCGGTGATGATGACCGGCCCGGCCACGACGGTGTTCGAAGGTGAGATCAGCATTCCGGACTAG
- a CDS encoding GNAT family N-acetyltransferase, with the protein MSEPLRPARNQLEPSALIGQFAAHPPEGFVVRSDRPFPAFRAPFDLLTTADAAVKRWVLRLPGGAWLAQRLRLRTDFVGSTLSEYLVLPPEVAMDKLAGELRRHAGRCMLTVVKDLPQDSPLLPPADNADARRLAQALQHQGFILVEGQALAYVPIDFERIDAYLARLSKNRRSDLRRKLKSRSQLQIRRIPTGPAFDDEQLVDAYYALFEAVYAQSTLHFDKLTRSFFAAVLRDASNQGLVFEYRDAQDGALLGWNLCFAHDGRLVDKYIGLSYPRARQTNLYFVSWMVNLEYALECGLSHYVAGWTDPEVKAQLGASFTFTQHAVYIRNPLLRALGRRFSRHFESDRAWQEQR; encoded by the coding sequence TTGAGCGAGCCACTGCGCCCTGCGCGCAACCAGTTGGAGCCCTCGGCACTGATCGGGCAGTTTGCCGCGCATCCGCCCGAGGGCTTTGTGGTGCGCTCGGACCGGCCGTTTCCGGCCTTTCGCGCGCCCTTCGATCTGCTGACCACGGCCGACGCGGCCGTCAAGCGCTGGGTGCTACGGCTGCCCGGCGGTGCCTGGCTGGCGCAGCGCTTGCGGCTGCGCACCGATTTTGTCGGCTCGACACTGAGCGAGTACCTGGTGCTGCCCCCGGAGGTGGCGATGGACAAGCTCGCTGGTGAGCTGCGCCGCCACGCGGGGCGCTGCATGCTGACCGTCGTCAAGGACCTGCCGCAGGACTCGCCGCTGCTGCCTCCGGCCGACAATGCCGATGCCCGCCGGCTGGCCCAGGCGCTCCAGCACCAGGGCTTCATCCTGGTCGAAGGCCAGGCGCTGGCCTATGTCCCTATCGATTTCGAGCGCATCGATGCCTACCTGGCGCGGCTGTCGAAGAACCGGCGCTCCGACCTGCGCCGCAAGCTCAAGAGCCGCAGCCAGCTGCAGATCCGCCGCATTCCCACCGGCCCGGCCTTTGACGACGAGCAGCTGGTCGATGCCTACTACGCGCTATTCGAGGCCGTGTATGCACAAAGCACGCTGCATTTCGACAAGCTCACACGCAGCTTTTTTGCCGCGGTGCTGCGCGACGCCAGCAACCAGGGCCTGGTGTTCGAGTACCGCGATGCGCAGGATGGTGCCCTGCTGGGCTGGAACCTGTGCTTTGCCCATGATGGGCGCCTGGTCGACAAATACATCGGCCTGTCCTACCCGCGTGCGCGCCAGACCAACCTGTACTTCGTCAGCTGGATGGTGAACCTGGAATATGCGCTCGAATGCGGCCTGTCACACTATGTGGCCGGCTGGACCGATCCCGAGGTCAAGGCGCAATTGGGCGCCAGCTTCACGTTTACCCAGCATGCGGTCTACATCCGCAACCCGCTGCTTCGGGCCTTGGGGCGGCGGTTTTCCCGGCATTTTGAAAGTGACCGCGCATGGCAGGAGCAGCGATGA
- a CDS encoding EamA family transporter — protein MGTEITPLVISLWLVNVLVDSGGQLAFKAAASQTPGTATGMAHWRFMLVRPWIWIGGACYVIEFVAWLAFLSLVPLSDGVLLGSINIVAIMVAGRILFKEKLAPMRVAGIVLVSIGVAVVGLKG, from the coding sequence ATGGGCACTGAGATCACCCCCCTGGTCATCAGCCTGTGGCTGGTCAATGTGCTGGTCGACAGCGGCGGGCAGCTGGCTTTCAAGGCCGCCGCCAGCCAGACCCCGGGCACGGCCACCGGCATGGCGCACTGGCGTTTCATGCTCGTGCGCCCCTGGATCTGGATCGGCGGCGCCTGCTATGTGATCGAGTTTGTCGCCTGGCTGGCCTTTTTGTCGCTGGTGCCCCTGTCCGATGGCGTGCTGCTGGGCAGCATCAACATCGTGGCCATCATGGTGGCCGGGCGCATTCTGTTCAAGGAAAAGCTCGCACCGATGCGGGTCGCGGGCATTGTGCTCGTCTCCATTGGCGTGGCTGTCGTGGGCCTCAAGGGGTGA
- a CDS encoding MBL fold metallo-hydrolase translates to MTRSSQLLHAQREPAPARAAATALFLRDAPDPQGGPGATRLEVLMSRRSDQARFAAGHYVFPGGAVDASDALHHDLLARRTAQTTEELTYAQAAIRESLEEMGVLLARHADGRWASQAEVAGMDRSQPLLPQCAALGLTLAADMLWPLARWTAAQEIPIRFDVPFFVARMPEGQEPVTDDTEQFEALWVHPAQALQRAADGQMTVMFPTRVTLERLAAYPTVQALLDVLQALQQVQPGQWLWQSMPRGAMVDGEVRRFMEHETAYGELALVCPDGQLHHALGWQSAQPVPLLKNVQRLTADNGGTMTGPGTNTYLVGDAETGYIVVDPGPKPQPQDDPHLARILAATGGDIRAIVCTHSHPDHSPGAAPLQALVAQAGRSKPVIWGLASACTARAGSQFTPDQALQDGQVLQLAHPSDPARSHSLRVLHTPGHAANHVCLVLEEDGLLFSGDHILNGSTTVVDPPDGNMRLYLASLAKLASACEQGQIGFILPAHGYVLAQPLQVIAKLHAHRMAREEKVRDAMAQAPDGTPEDWVAIAYADTPERLWPVAKRSLLAHVEHIRGM, encoded by the coding sequence ATGACCCGTTCCAGCCAGCTTCTCCATGCGCAACGCGAGCCCGCACCGGCCCGCGCAGCCGCCACGGCCTTGTTCCTGCGCGATGCGCCAGACCCCCAAGGCGGGCCGGGTGCGACGCGGCTGGAGGTGCTGATGTCGCGCCGCTCCGACCAGGCCCGCTTTGCGGCGGGGCACTATGTGTTCCCCGGTGGCGCCGTCGATGCCAGCGATGCCCTGCACCACGACCTGCTGGCGCGCCGCACGGCGCAGACCACCGAGGAGCTGACCTATGCCCAGGCCGCGATCCGCGAGAGCCTGGAGGAGATGGGCGTGCTGCTGGCCCGCCACGCCGATGGCCGCTGGGCCAGCCAGGCCGAGGTGGCGGGCATGGACCGCAGCCAGCCGCTGCTGCCCCAGTGCGCGGCGCTGGGGCTGACCTTGGCGGCCGATATGCTGTGGCCGCTGGCACGATGGACGGCCGCGCAGGAAATACCGATCCGCTTTGATGTGCCCTTCTTCGTGGCACGCATGCCCGAGGGCCAGGAACCGGTCACCGACGACACCGAACAGTTCGAGGCGCTGTGGGTGCACCCCGCGCAGGCCTTGCAGCGCGCAGCCGATGGGCAGATGACGGTGATGTTCCCCACCCGGGTCACCCTGGAGCGCCTGGCCGCCTACCCCACGGTGCAGGCGCTGCTTGATGTGCTGCAGGCGCTGCAGCAGGTGCAGCCGGGCCAATGGCTGTGGCAGTCGATGCCGCGTGGCGCGATGGTCGATGGCGAGGTGCGGCGTTTTATGGAGCATGAGACTGCCTATGGCGAGCTGGCCCTGGTCTGCCCCGATGGCCAGCTGCACCATGCGCTGGGCTGGCAGAGCGCTCAGCCGGTGCCGCTGTTGAAGAACGTGCAGCGCCTGACGGCCGACAACGGCGGCACGATGACCGGCCCGGGCACCAACACCTATCTGGTCGGTGATGCCGAGACCGGCTACATCGTGGTCGACCCCGGCCCCAAGCCGCAGCCGCAGGACGACCCGCACCTGGCGCGCATCCTGGCCGCCACCGGGGGCGATATCCGCGCCATCGTCTGCACCCATTCGCATCCCGACCACTCACCGGGCGCGGCGCCGCTGCAGGCGCTGGTGGCCCAGGCAGGGCGCAGCAAACCGGTGATCTGGGGGCTGGCTTCTGCCTGCACTGCAAGGGCCGGCAGCCAGTTCACGCCGGACCAGGCGCTGCAGGACGGCCAGGTGCTGCAGCTGGCACACCCTAGCGACCCGGCGCGCAGCCACAGCCTGCGCGTGCTGCACACGCCAGGCCATGCGGCCAACCATGTCTGCCTGGTGCTGGAAGAAGACGGCCTGCTGTTCAGCGGCGACCATATCCTGAACGGCAGCACGACGGTGGTGGACCCGCCCGACGGCAATATGCGCCTCTACCTGGCATCGCTCGCCAAGCTGGCCAGCGCCTGCGAGCAAGGGCAGATCGGCTTTATCCTGCCGGCCCATGGCTATGTGCTGGCCCAGCCGCTGCAGGTGATTGCCAAGCTGCATGCGCACCGCATGGCGCGCGAAGAGAAGGTGCGCGATGCCATGGCCCAGGCGCCCGATGGCACGCCGGAAGACTGGGTGGCCATCGCCTATGCCGACACGCCCGAGCGGCTTTGGCCGGTGGCCAAGCGCTCACTGCTGGCGCATGTGGAGCATATTCGCGGGATGTGA
- a CDS encoding AraC family transcriptional regulator — protein MATGQALKIYDVDQETAPYLVRYDEFAAGSFADAHRHRLGHLNYTSHGTMTIVTQGRQLVAPPQYGIWIPPAVEHNCYVPQAAVYRSFYVQPALCTGLPQQACILRISAIVRSILADLAQRDIRRPAAPEDLRLAEVMVDQLRLAPSEHSFLPAAQTRALVSVLDALKAEPGSRRTMAEWAASVHMTERTLARHCHQELGMGLAEWRQRLRHLCAVDALGQGRTVQEIAFDLGYSTASAFIAMFQRAAGMPPEQFRREFSSAVAE, from the coding sequence ATGGCGACAGGCCAGGCACTGAAGATCTACGACGTGGACCAGGAGACCGCACCCTATCTGGTGCGCTACGACGAGTTTGCCGCCGGCAGTTTTGCCGATGCGCACCGCCACCGGCTGGGCCATCTGAACTACACCTCGCATGGCACGATGACCATCGTCACCCAGGGCCGGCAGCTGGTGGCGCCGCCGCAGTACGGCATCTGGATACCGCCGGCCGTCGAGCACAACTGCTATGTGCCGCAGGCTGCCGTCTACCGCTCGTTTTATGTGCAGCCAGCGCTGTGCACGGGCCTGCCCCAGCAGGCCTGCATCCTGCGCATCAGCGCCATCGTGCGCAGCATCCTGGCCGATCTGGCCCAGCGCGACATACGCCGGCCCGCGGCGCCCGAGGACCTGCGCCTGGCCGAAGTGATGGTGGACCAGCTGCGGCTGGCGCCCTCGGAGCACAGTTTTTTGCCCGCCGCCCAGACCCGGGCGCTCGTCAGCGTGCTCGATGCCCTCAAGGCCGAGCCCGGCAGCCGCCGCACGATGGCCGAGTGGGCGGCCTCGGTGCATATGACCGAGCGCACCTTGGCGCGCCACTGCCACCAGGAGCTGGGCATGGGCCTGGCCGAATGGCGCCAGCGCCTGCGCCACCTTTGCGCGGTGGATGCGCTGGGCCAGGGCCGGACGGTGCAGGAGATTGCCTTTGACCTGGGCTACAGCACGGCCTCGGCCTTTATCGCGATGTTCCAGCGCGCAGCGGGCATGCCGCCCGAGCAGTTCCGGCGTGAGTTCAGCAGCGCGGTGGCGGAGTAG
- a CDS encoding tyrosine recombinase XerC, with translation MDTAALSAPMLQYLEHVRVQKRLAPRTHTLYTLDLQRLSAMAAEAHTEVLQLGPQHIRRFVAQMHAAGRSGRGIALILSGWRGFFTWAGREGLVERNPVQDVRAPKSPKPLPKALSVDDAVRFAESSQAQGDPWVQARDSAMVELLYGSGLRVGELVGLDTAASVQALGWIDRDAAEAHVLGKGSKRRVVPVGKAALAALQAWLAVRDQVAPCDAALFIGVRGARLSAASVWQRLRERSLVAGMTTPVHPHMLRHSFASHVLQSSQDLRAVQELLGHASITTTQVYTRLDFQHLAQVYDQAHPRARKKD, from the coding sequence ATGGACACCGCCGCGCTCAGCGCCCCCATGCTCCAGTACCTGGAGCATGTGCGCGTGCAAAAGCGGCTGGCGCCACGCACCCACACGCTCTACACGCTGGATTTGCAGCGCCTGTCGGCCATGGCGGCCGAAGCCCATACCGAGGTGCTGCAGCTCGGCCCCCAGCACATCCGCCGCTTTGTCGCGCAGATGCATGCGGCTGGCCGCAGCGGCCGGGGCATTGCGCTGATCTTGAGCGGCTGGCGCGGCTTTTTTACCTGGGCCGGCCGCGAAGGCCTGGTCGAGCGCAACCCGGTGCAGGATGTGCGCGCCCCCAAATCCCCCAAGCCGCTGCCCAAGGCCTTGTCGGTCGACGATGCCGTGCGCTTTGCCGAATCCAGCCAGGCCCAGGGCGACCCCTGGGTGCAGGCGCGCGACAGCGCGATGGTTGAGCTGCTCTACGGCAGTGGCCTGCGTGTGGGCGAGCTGGTGGGCCTGGATACCGCCGCCAGCGTGCAGGCGCTGGGCTGGATCGATAGGGACGCAGCCGAGGCCCATGTGCTGGGCAAGGGCAGCAAGCGCCGCGTGGTGCCGGTGGGCAAGGCCGCGCTGGCCGCGCTGCAGGCTTGGCTGGCCGTGCGCGACCAGGTGGCGCCCTGCGATGCGGCGCTGTTCATCGGCGTGCGCGGCGCCCGCCTGTCGGCCGCCAGCGTCTGGCAGCGCCTGCGCGAGCGCAGCCTGGTTGCCGGCATGACCACCCCCGTGCACCCGCACATGCTGCGCCACTCCTTTGCCAGCCATGTGCTGCAGTCCAGCCAGGATTTGCGCGCCGTGCAGGAGCTGCTGGGCCACGCCAGCATCACCACCACCCAGGTCTATACCCGGCTGGATTTTCAGCACTTGGCCCAGGTCTACGACCAGGCCCATCCGCGCGCCCGTAAAAAGGACTGA